The following proteins come from a genomic window of Pirellula staleyi DSM 6068:
- a CDS encoding FHA domain-containing protein, which yields MPLFSLPPPAEQFAAPALSFGSPTVIVKLVCQDPLASPRELTLDRFPIEIGRSTTASVRIDDRWISRRHCQIHLHDGQLSVRDLGSRHGTFVNGKPVSESAVQHGDELCVGLTHFVVQFVTDRVALHESDSALMPVA from the coding sequence TTGCCGCTTTTTTCACTCCCACCACCCGCCGAGCAGTTCGCAGCCCCTGCTCTCAGTTTCGGTTCCCCCACCGTGATTGTAAAACTTGTGTGCCAGGACCCTCTGGCTTCACCGCGCGAGCTTACGCTCGATCGCTTTCCGATTGAAATTGGCCGTAGCACTACCGCGTCGGTGCGTATTGACGATCGCTGGATTAGCCGGCGACATTGTCAAATCCACCTCCACGATGGACAGCTTTCGGTGCGCGACCTCGGTTCCCGCCACGGCACGTTTGTCAACGGCAAGCCTGTGAGCGAAAGCGCTGTGCAGCACGGGGATGAACTTTGCGTCGGACTCACACACTTTGTAGTGCAGTTTGTCACCGATCGCGTCGCCCTGCACGAAAGCGACTCGGCGTTGATGCCGGTCGCCTAA
- a CDS encoding ATP-binding cassette domain-containing protein, with translation MIELKNVAKSFAGTQVLQPTSLKLTPGKCTVLIGPSGCGKSTILRLMIGLILPDEGEVYFDGQVLTAKNLLTFRRRMGYVIQDGGLFPHLSARDNTSLLARHLGWDKSKANSRVEELADLTRLPKVALDKFPAQLSGGQRQRVGIMRALMLDPAVILLDEPMGALDPLVRYDLQEDLRKIFQTLHKTVVIVTHDMGEAGFFGDEVLLLGGGRIVQRGTLDDLIKTPSDEFVSRFVRSQRLPEIASTGAPSP, from the coding sequence ATGATCGAACTCAAAAATGTCGCCAAATCATTCGCCGGCACCCAGGTACTGCAGCCAACTTCGCTGAAGCTTACGCCCGGCAAGTGCACGGTGCTGATTGGTCCGAGTGGTTGCGGAAAGAGCACAATCCTGCGGCTGATGATTGGGCTGATCTTGCCCGATGAAGGCGAGGTGTACTTTGACGGCCAAGTCCTCACCGCCAAAAACCTGCTTACTTTTCGTCGCAGAATGGGGTACGTCATTCAAGATGGCGGGCTCTTTCCCCATCTCTCGGCTCGCGACAATACCAGCCTGCTCGCGCGGCATCTCGGCTGGGACAAAAGCAAAGCCAACAGCCGCGTCGAAGAACTTGCCGATTTGACGCGCCTTCCCAAAGTCGCACTCGACAAGTTTCCCGCGCAGCTGTCGGGTGGGCAGCGTCAGCGTGTGGGAATTATGCGAGCACTGATGCTCGACCCAGCGGTGATTCTTCTCGACGAGCCGATGGGAGCCCTCGATCCACTGGTCCGTTACGACTTGCAAGAGGATCTGCGAAAGATTTTTCAGACGCTCCATAAGACGGTGGTCATTGTAACGCACGACATGGGTGAAGCGGGCTTCTTTGGCGACGAAGTGCTGCTGCTGGGTGGCGGCCGGATCGTTCAGCGCGGCACGCTCGACGACCTGATCAAGACCCCTTCTGATGAATTTGTTTCGCGATTCGTTCGCTCGCAACGGCTCCCTGAAATTGCCTCGACTGGAGCACCTTCGCCATGA
- a CDS encoding EutN/CcmL family microcompartment protein, giving the protein MRIAKIVGTVTLSRCHDTFVGASLRLAVPMTLPELRGETQPAADEIVVWDDLGAGLGSMIAVSEGGEAAQPFRPKDKPVDAYAAAIFDDLRLDP; this is encoded by the coding sequence ATGCGAATTGCCAAAATCGTCGGAACTGTCACCCTCAGCCGTTGCCACGACACCTTCGTGGGAGCGAGCTTGCGATTAGCAGTTCCGATGACCTTGCCCGAACTGCGCGGCGAGACTCAGCCTGCAGCCGATGAAATCGTCGTTTGGGACGACCTCGGCGCCGGTCTCGGCTCGATGATTGCCGTCAGTGAAGGTGGCGAAGCGGCTCAGCCGTTCCGCCCGAAAGACAAACCGGTCGATGCCTACGCAGCAGCGATTTTCGACGACCTGCGTCTCGACCCCTAA
- a CDS encoding lactate/malate dehydrogenase family protein, which translates to MKVSIIGGAGLVGSSAAFALQCGGVASEIALLDVNLDLAGGHALDLLHGGPSTADQVITAGGYEHVPDSDIICITAGLRRKPDESRLDLINRNTDLFVSILTEIQKVGYKKEAIVIVVSNPVDILTYVAADRLNLPHSQVIGLGTQLDTIRFRSLIAQQLKVAPSQVQALILGEHGDSMVPIWSSATIASLPLDKFPGWNLRLADELFTRTKGSGAEVIKKKTGAGFAVGIAIRDLVDSIILDQKRILPISSIQNGCYDIRDVALSVPTVLGRKGVVARHEIELWPKEVQLLRKSGLVLRQTLEQVLARIGRKK; encoded by the coding sequence ATGAAAGTTTCGATCATCGGTGGTGCTGGTCTCGTCGGTTCGAGTGCCGCTTTTGCGCTGCAGTGCGGCGGTGTGGCCAGTGAAATTGCTTTACTCGACGTGAACCTCGATCTAGCAGGTGGGCATGCCCTCGACTTGCTGCATGGTGGGCCAAGTACCGCCGATCAAGTGATTACCGCTGGTGGCTATGAGCATGTTCCCGATAGCGACATTATCTGCATCACTGCCGGTTTGCGTCGTAAGCCTGATGAAAGTCGACTCGATCTGATCAATCGTAACACCGACCTGTTCGTCTCGATCCTCACCGAGATCCAGAAGGTGGGTTACAAGAAAGAGGCGATTGTGATTGTGGTGAGCAATCCGGTCGACATCCTTACCTACGTTGCTGCCGATCGCTTGAACTTGCCTCACTCGCAGGTGATTGGTCTCGGAACGCAGCTCGATACGATTCGTTTCCGAAGTCTGATCGCGCAGCAGTTGAAGGTCGCTCCTTCGCAAGTGCAAGCACTGATCCTGGGGGAGCATGGCGACAGCATGGTGCCGATCTGGTCGAGCGCGACGATTGCTTCGCTGCCACTGGATAAGTTTCCAGGCTGGAATCTTCGTCTGGCGGACGAACTCTTTACCCGCACCAAGGGTTCGGGAGCCGAGGTGATTAAGAAGAAAACCGGCGCTGGCTTTGCCGTGGGGATTGCGATCCGCGATCTTGTCGATTCGATCATCCTCGACCAGAAACGGATTCTGCCGATCTCGTCGATCCAAAATGGTTGCTACGACATTCGCGACGTCGCGCTGAGTGTTCCAACAGTTCTCGGCCGCAAGGGTGTGGTGGCCCGTCACGAAATCGAACTTTGGCCGAAGGAAGTGCAGCTGCTTCGCAAGAGTGGTTTGGTGCTCCGCCAAACCCTCGAACAAGTGCTCGCCCGCATCGGCCGAAAGAAGTAG
- a CDS encoding glycine betaine ABC transporter substrate-binding protein yields the protein MKMNLFLLVLAIIGLLSLTTVDAQENRLPLRRIIIGSKSYNEPIILGEMAVLLAEDAGIETQHRAELGGTRILYEALRSGEIDFYFDYTGTLIKEIFDGVLIRNDDELRAALAAKGIRMGKPLGFNNTYALGMKESRAEALGIQSISDLTSLALTNPQVAKLKLGVSDEFIQRADGWPGLQERYSLPFKVTGMDHNLAYRGLESGTIDLTDIYSTDAEVKYYKLRVLEDDLGFFPVYYCVPLYRKELETTAPQFIEVVSRLEGKIDNQAMSEMNARVQIDQVDETRVAAEFLNANLGMQIDLPTDSRWGKLARDLLRTTLEHLRLVAISLFAAIVIAIPLGIASFRYPKLGYVILGAVGIIQTLPSLAVLVFMIPLLGLGALPAIAALFLYSLLPIVRSTYTGLRDIPANLRESATVLGLDQRAQLWQVELPLASRSILSGIKTAAVINVGAATIGALIGAGGYGQPILTGIRLNDVGLLLQGAVPAAILATVVDALFGYAERFIIPAGLRVKAGH from the coding sequence ATGAAAATGAACTTGTTTTTGCTGGTGCTGGCGATAATTGGCCTGCTCTCGCTAACCACTGTCGACGCACAAGAGAACCGCCTGCCTCTGCGGCGGATCATCATCGGTTCAAAGTCTTATAACGAACCCATTATCTTGGGCGAAATGGCCGTATTGCTCGCCGAGGACGCGGGTATCGAGACACAGCATCGAGCTGAGCTGGGTGGGACACGTATTTTGTACGAAGCGCTTCGGAGTGGCGAAATCGATTTCTATTTCGACTACACCGGCACTCTCATCAAAGAGATTTTCGATGGGGTCTTGATCCGCAACGACGACGAGCTGCGCGCGGCGCTGGCGGCAAAAGGAATTCGTATGGGGAAGCCCCTCGGGTTCAATAACACCTATGCCCTGGGGATGAAAGAATCGCGCGCCGAAGCGCTCGGCATCCAGTCGATTTCCGATCTCACATCACTTGCCCTAACCAACCCCCAAGTTGCCAAACTGAAGCTCGGGGTGAGTGACGAATTCATTCAACGGGCCGATGGCTGGCCTGGACTTCAAGAGCGTTATTCCCTGCCATTCAAAGTGACTGGCATGGATCACAATCTTGCATATCGCGGGCTCGAAAGTGGCACGATCGATCTTACCGACATCTACTCGACCGATGCCGAGGTGAAGTACTACAAACTCCGCGTGCTTGAAGATGATCTCGGCTTTTTTCCGGTCTACTACTGCGTACCGCTCTATCGGAAAGAGCTTGAAACAACCGCGCCGCAGTTCATCGAAGTTGTCTCCCGTCTCGAAGGCAAAATCGACAACCAAGCGATGTCGGAGATGAACGCGCGCGTGCAGATCGATCAAGTGGACGAGACGCGCGTGGCGGCTGAATTCCTGAACGCCAACCTTGGCATGCAGATCGATTTGCCAACCGATAGTCGCTGGGGCAAACTGGCTCGCGATCTGCTGCGCACCACACTGGAGCACTTGCGACTCGTCGCGATCTCGTTATTCGCCGCCATCGTGATTGCGATTCCGCTGGGGATCGCCTCCTTCCGCTACCCCAAATTGGGCTACGTCATTCTTGGCGCGGTGGGGATCATTCAAACGCTCCCCTCGCTGGCAGTGCTTGTCTTCATGATCCCTCTCCTAGGACTTGGCGCGCTCCCTGCCATCGCGGCTCTCTTCCTCTACAGCTTGCTCCCCATTGTTCGGAGCACCTACACGGGGCTGCGCGATATTCCAGCCAACTTGCGCGAAAGTGCCACGGTCCTTGGACTCGATCAGCGCGCCCAGCTTTGGCAAGTCGAACTTCCGCTGGCTTCGCGATCGATCCTGTCGGGGATCAAAACCGCCGCTGTCATCAATGTCGGTGCGGCCACCATCGGAGCGCTGATTGGAGCGGGAGGTTATGGCCAGCCGATCCTGACCGGCATTCGCCTCAACGATGTTGGTTTGCTCCTGCAAGGTGCTGTCCCTGCAGCGATTTTGGCCACCGTGGTCGACGCCCTGTTTGGCTACGCCGAGCGGTTCATCATCCCTGCCGGTCTGCGTGTGAAAGCAGGACACTAG
- a CDS encoding DUF4139 domain-containing protein, translating to MLLSATRWLRGALAVIVLATSTGLLSAQDPAAEGEAKPALPLGRVVMFSSGVAFYERRGDVEGDATIDLRFNTRDINDLLKSMVLEDLGGGQISTVSYGSKDPITRTLRTFSIDLTTSPTLGDLLAQIRGERIELDSPTPTSGVIVGIEKRDQKVGDQVVQTSILTLLTDEGLRNISLDNIGRIKLSNPKLDAELRQALLVLAMGKSADKKSVSLSFTGKGKRPVRVGYIQESPIWKTSYRLVLDDEKQPLLQGWAIVENTTEEDWNNVNLTLISGRPISFTMDLYQPLYIDRPEVKPELYASLTPRTYDQSMAEADREFEALAHDEKSRDAAAKPAMANRRMAEAASNGVELQMMKRAEDKAFNPASGVQSVATASDVGELFQYRIATPVSLERQKSAMLPIVNDSVKGEKVSIYSESSHAKHPLSGVRLKNSTDLHLMQGPITVFDGGAYAGDAQIQDLQPGTERLISYALDLDTEVAPSIEGLPEELVSVKVVRGVLESSRKYGRKKNYVIKNSSKKTKQVLIEYPVEASWNLIEPKEATEKTRDLYRFAVAAEPGVAANLLVREERVDTQRVALANCDDNMIRFYIQAAVVSPALKEKLGEVIKRKEGLALLVAKRGELERQVTVIFEEQTRIRQNMEQLPKDSDLFRRYVTKFNEQEDKVEQLREQIKKAIDDENNGRNDLNNFLSNIDLS from the coding sequence ATGCTCCTCTCTGCTACTCGCTGGCTTCGTGGTGCGCTGGCCGTCATTGTGCTGGCCACTTCCACTGGACTCTTATCGGCTCAAGACCCTGCTGCGGAGGGTGAAGCAAAGCCTGCTCTACCGCTGGGACGCGTGGTGATGTTCAGCAGTGGTGTGGCGTTCTACGAGCGCCGCGGCGATGTCGAAGGGGATGCCACCATCGACCTGCGTTTTAATACGCGCGACATCAACGACCTGCTCAAGAGCATGGTTCTCGAGGACCTGGGTGGCGGTCAGATCTCGACCGTTTCTTACGGCAGCAAAGATCCGATCACACGGACGCTCCGCACCTTTTCGATCGATCTCACCACAAGTCCGACGCTCGGAGACTTGCTGGCCCAAATTCGTGGCGAGCGGATCGAACTTGATAGCCCCACACCCACCAGTGGCGTGATTGTGGGGATTGAAAAACGGGATCAAAAAGTGGGGGATCAAGTCGTACAGACTTCGATTCTTACTCTGCTAACCGACGAAGGCTTGCGGAACATTTCGCTCGACAACATTGGCCGCATCAAGCTGTCGAATCCCAAGCTCGATGCCGAACTTCGTCAGGCACTGCTGGTGCTGGCGATGGGGAAGTCAGCCGACAAGAAGTCGGTCTCGCTTAGCTTCACAGGCAAAGGAAAACGCCCCGTTCGTGTCGGCTACATTCAAGAGTCGCCGATCTGGAAGACCAGCTATCGCCTGGTGCTCGACGACGAGAAACAGCCGCTACTGCAAGGCTGGGCGATTGTCGAGAACACGACCGAGGAAGACTGGAACAACGTGAATTTGACGCTGATTAGCGGGCGTCCGATTTCGTTCACGATGGATCTTTATCAGCCGCTTTACATCGACCGGCCCGAGGTTAAGCCAGAACTCTACGCCTCGCTGACACCGCGTACCTATGATCAATCGATGGCGGAGGCGGATCGCGAGTTTGAGGCGCTGGCGCACGATGAAAAAAGCCGCGATGCTGCTGCCAAGCCAGCCATGGCCAACCGCCGGATGGCCGAAGCAGCCTCTAATGGCGTTGAATTGCAGATGATGAAGCGCGCCGAAGATAAGGCTTTCAATCCGGCCAGTGGCGTGCAGTCGGTTGCCACCGCCAGCGACGTGGGCGAGCTCTTTCAATACCGCATCGCAACCCCTGTCTCGCTCGAACGTCAAAAGTCGGCGATGCTGCCGATCGTGAACGATTCGGTGAAGGGTGAGAAGGTTTCGATTTACAGCGAGTCGTCGCATGCCAAGCATCCCCTCAGTGGTGTTCGGCTGAAGAACAGCACCGATCTGCACCTGATGCAAGGTCCGATCACGGTGTTCGACGGTGGTGCCTACGCCGGTGATGCTCAGATTCAGGATCTACAGCCTGGAACCGAGCGGCTGATCAGCTACGCCCTCGATCTCGATACCGAAGTGGCTCCTTCGATCGAAGGCTTGCCCGAGGAACTGGTGAGCGTGAAGGTGGTGCGTGGTGTTCTCGAGTCGTCGCGCAAGTATGGTCGCAAGAAGAACTACGTGATCAAGAATTCATCGAAGAAGACGAAGCAAGTTCTGATCGAATACCCTGTCGAGGCATCGTGGAATCTGATCGAACCCAAAGAGGCGACCGAGAAGACTCGCGACCTCTATCGGTTTGCCGTCGCGGCCGAGCCCGGTGTCGCTGCCAATCTGCTGGTGCGTGAAGAGCGTGTCGATACTCAGCGGGTGGCACTAGCCAACTGCGATGACAACATGATCCGCTTCTATATCCAAGCCGCCGTTGTTTCACCTGCCCTGAAAGAAAAACTGGGCGAAGTGATTAAACGGAAAGAGGGGCTCGCTCTGCTGGTGGCTAAGCGTGGCGAACTCGAGCGTCAAGTGACGGTGATCTTCGAAGAGCAAACCCGCATTCGCCAAAACATGGAACAGCTCCCTAAAGACTCGGACTTGTTCCGCCGCTACGTCACGAAGTTTAACGAGCAGGAAGATAAGGTGGAGCAGCTTCGCGAGCAGATCAAGAAAGCGATCGACGACGAGAATAACGGTCGCAACGATCTGAATAACTTCCTCTCGAACATCGACCTGTCCTAA
- a CDS encoding class II aldolase/adducin family protein, producing the protein MANIHKLKQDICEIGRRLYNKGFAAANDGNITIRVSENEVLVTPTMHSKGFLKPEDICMMDMSGKQIGGTKKRSSEALLHLEIFRERPEVKSVVHCHPPHATAFAIAREPIPQCVLPEVEVFLGDVPITMYETPGGKEFAETVLPFVKKTNVIILANHGTVSYGDNVEQAYWWTEILDAYCRMLMLAKDLGRVNYFSEKKERELLELKDKWGWKDPRNTPEYKDCDICANDIFRDSWKQSGVERKAFEAPPPMAPSAKKEAAPAAAGDQEALVRLITERVLAELSKK; encoded by the coding sequence GTGGCGAATATTCACAAGCTGAAGCAAGACATCTGCGAGATCGGTCGTCGCCTCTATAACAAAGGCTTCGCCGCTGCGAATGACGGTAACATCACGATTCGTGTCAGCGAGAACGAAGTGCTCGTTACACCCACCATGCACTCGAAGGGTTTTCTCAAGCCCGAAGATATTTGCATGATGGATATGTCGGGCAAGCAGATTGGCGGCACCAAGAAACGCTCGAGCGAGGCGCTGTTGCACCTCGAGATCTTTCGCGAACGTCCCGAAGTGAAAAGTGTGGTGCACTGTCATCCACCACATGCCACCGCGTTTGCCATCGCTCGTGAGCCGATTCCCCAGTGCGTGCTTCCCGAAGTCGAAGTCTTTCTGGGTGATGTTCCAATCACCATGTATGAGACTCCTGGCGGAAAAGAATTCGCAGAGACGGTGCTCCCCTTCGTCAAGAAGACCAACGTCATCATCCTGGCCAATCACGGCACAGTGAGCTACGGCGATAACGTCGAACAAGCCTACTGGTGGACGGAAATTCTCGACGCCTATTGCCGCATGCTGATGCTCGCCAAAGATCTCGGCCGCGTGAACTACTTCAGCGAGAAGAAAGAACGCGAGCTGCTTGAGCTGAAAGACAAGTGGGGCTGGAAAGATCCTCGCAATACACCTGAATACAAAGATTGCGACATCTGCGCCAACGACATCTTCCGCGACAGCTGGAAACAATCGGGCGTGGAACGCAAAGCCTTTGAGGCTCCCCCTCCGATGGCACCATCTGCCAAGAAAGAGGCTGCTCCTGCAGCCGCCGGAGATCAGGAAGCACTCGTCAGACTCATCACCGAACGTGTGCTCGCCGAGCTCTCGAAGAAGTAG
- the ilvD gene encoding dihydroxy-acid dehydratase — translation MAGQLNRYSSRITQPKSQGASQAMLYGTGMSEADMNKAQVGIASVWYDGNTCNMHLNDLAAVVKQGVQEAGMVGMRFNTVGVSDGISMGTEGMSFSLQSRDLIADSIETVMGGQWYDGLIALPGCDKNMPGCLMAMGRLNRPSIMVYGGTIRAGCTQRHPKLDVVSAFQAYGEYITGKITEEERAEIIRCSIPGAGACGGMYTANTMSSAIEALGMSLPYSSSIPAEDPLKQGECRAAGAAILKLLELDLKPRDIMTRAAFENAMVIIMATGGSTNAVLHLIAMARSVGVDLTIDDFQKVSDRIPFIADLKPSGKYVMEDLHHVGGTPAVMKYLLEKGLLNGDCMTVTGKTIGENLSSVNGLAEGQRVIHPVEKPIKESGHIRIMRGNFCPDGAVAKITGKEGLVFTGPARVFDSEEAMLTGLEKGQIQKGDVIIIRYEGPKGGPGMPEMLTPTSAIMGAGLGSDVALITDGRFSGGSHGFIVGHVTPEAQEGGPIALVNDGDSITINAESNLITVAVSDAEFAARKAKWKQPPYKSTRGTLYKYIKNVKSASEGCVTDE, via the coding sequence ATGGCAGGCCAGCTCAACCGTTATTCCAGCCGCATCACCCAGCCGAAAAGCCAGGGAGCATCGCAGGCGATGCTCTATGGCACCGGGATGTCGGAAGCCGACATGAACAAGGCTCAAGTCGGTATCGCCAGCGTGTGGTACGACGGAAACACCTGCAACATGCACCTGAACGACCTCGCAGCAGTGGTCAAACAGGGGGTTCAGGAAGCTGGCATGGTCGGCATGCGGTTCAACACGGTTGGGGTGAGCGACGGCATCTCGATGGGGACCGAGGGGATGAGCTTTTCGCTCCAGTCGCGCGACCTGATCGCCGACTCGATCGAAACGGTGATGGGGGGGCAGTGGTACGACGGCCTGATTGCCCTGCCAGGCTGCGACAAGAACATGCCCGGCTGTTTGATGGCGATGGGGCGGCTGAATCGCCCCTCGATCATGGTTTACGGCGGCACGATCCGTGCGGGTTGCACCCAGCGTCACCCCAAACTCGACGTCGTTTCGGCGTTCCAGGCCTACGGCGAATACATCACTGGCAAGATCACCGAAGAAGAGCGGGCCGAGATCATCCGCTGCAGCATTCCTGGAGCCGGCGCGTGCGGCGGTATGTACACGGCCAACACCATGTCGTCGGCCATTGAAGCGCTCGGGATGAGCCTTCCGTACAGTTCATCGATTCCCGCTGAGGATCCACTCAAGCAAGGGGAGTGCCGCGCTGCTGGCGCCGCGATCCTGAAGCTGCTCGAACTCGACCTGAAGCCACGCGACATCATGACTCGCGCTGCCTTCGAGAATGCGATGGTCATCATCATGGCGACAGGTGGTTCGACCAACGCCGTGCTGCACCTCATTGCCATGGCACGTTCGGTGGGAGTGGACCTGACAATCGACGACTTCCAAAAGGTGAGTGATCGCATCCCATTCATCGCCGACCTGAAGCCGAGCGGCAAGTATGTGATGGAAGATTTACATCATGTCGGTGGCACACCTGCGGTGATGAAGTACCTGCTCGAAAAGGGACTTCTCAATGGCGACTGCATGACGGTGACAGGTAAGACGATTGGCGAGAATCTGTCGAGTGTCAATGGTCTGGCGGAAGGGCAGCGGGTGATTCATCCTGTCGAGAAGCCGATCAAGGAATCGGGCCACATCCGAATCATGCGTGGCAACTTCTGCCCCGATGGGGCCGTGGCCAAGATCACCGGAAAAGAAGGTCTGGTGTTCACCGGACCTGCTCGTGTCTTCGACAGCGAAGAAGCAATGCTCACCGGACTCGAGAAAGGTCAGATCCAAAAGGGAGATGTCATCATCATTCGGTACGAAGGTCCCAAGGGTGGACCTGGTATGCCCGAAATGCTGACTCCTACATCGGCGATCATGGGAGCGGGACTCGGCAGCGATGTAGCACTCATTACCGACGGCCGCTTCAGCGGTGGATCGCACGGCTTTATCGTCGGACACGTCACTCCCGAAGCACAAGAAGGTGGCCCGATTGCGCTGGTGAACGATGGTGACTCGATCACGATCAACGCCGAGTCGAATCTCATCACGGTTGCCGTGTCGGATGCGGAATTCGCAGCTCGAAAAGCAAAGTGGAAGCAGCCACCCTATAAGTCGACGCGCGGCACGCTCTACAAGTACATCAAGAACGTGAAGTCTGCCTCGGAAGGGTGCGTTACCGACGAATAA
- a CDS encoding 1-acyl-sn-glycerol-3-phosphate acyltransferase, with product MTPWIVKLWRPLINRELRRGQRITQIEVQGIEHPQQAIAENCGIMVTPNHSFHYDSYVLIETAHRVGQPFHFLSAWQVFAMSKPLEQKVLQWHGCFSINREAADLKAFKQSVEILSVSKQPLVVFPEGDIYHSNDRVTPFREGAAAIAMSASKKVERKIVCLPVALKCFYVKNPAQELADVMTRLEQRFTWRPRAGLPLDQRIFFYAEGILTLKEIEYLGKQQSGTLAERIQGLNNFILHQLESTYQVTSAGGIVPERVKDVRREIIKRLEQPDLTEATRRSLIDAMDDLFFVTQLFSYPTNYLAQKATIERAAETIDKFEEDVLQQAYPGIRGERHAVVRFGEPIEVPKQRDQRNAVAAMTDRLEQAVQGLLDEINASRTSHFPLL from the coding sequence ATGACTCCCTGGATCGTGAAGCTCTGGCGTCCGCTGATCAATCGCGAACTACGGCGCGGGCAACGCATCACGCAAATCGAAGTGCAAGGGATCGAGCACCCGCAGCAGGCGATCGCTGAGAACTGCGGCATCATGGTCACGCCTAACCATTCGTTTCACTACGACTCTTACGTGCTAATCGAGACAGCTCATCGGGTCGGCCAGCCGTTTCATTTCCTCAGCGCGTGGCAAGTCTTTGCCATGAGCAAGCCTCTCGAGCAAAAAGTGCTGCAGTGGCACGGCTGTTTCAGCATCAACCGCGAGGCGGCTGACCTCAAAGCGTTCAAACAATCGGTCGAGATCCTCAGTGTCTCGAAACAACCACTGGTGGTTTTTCCGGAGGGAGACATTTACCACAGCAACGATCGCGTGACCCCGTTTCGCGAAGGTGCTGCTGCCATCGCGATGTCGGCGTCGAAAAAAGTGGAACGCAAAATCGTTTGTTTGCCTGTAGCGCTGAAGTGCTTCTACGTGAAGAACCCCGCCCAGGAACTTGCCGATGTGATGACCCGCCTTGAGCAGCGTTTCACTTGGCGACCTCGCGCTGGCTTGCCACTCGATCAGCGCATCTTCTTTTATGCCGAAGGGATCCTCACCCTCAAGGAAATCGAGTACCTCGGCAAACAGCAATCAGGAACACTTGCGGAGCGAATTCAGGGGCTCAACAACTTCATTCTCCATCAGCTCGAAAGCACTTACCAAGTTACGAGTGCAGGAGGTATCGTTCCCGAGCGCGTGAAAGATGTGCGCCGCGAGATCATCAAGCGTTTAGAGCAACCCGACCTCACCGAAGCGACACGTCGCTCGCTCATCGACGCGATGGATGATCTCTTTTTTGTGACGCAGCTGTTCAGCTATCCGACGAACTACCTCGCCCAAAAAGCGACAATCGAGCGAGCTGCTGAAACCATCGACAAATTTGAAGAAGACGTTTTGCAGCAGGCCTACCCTGGAATTCGGGGCGAACGTCACGCGGTGGTCCGTTTTGGTGAACCGATCGAGGTTCCCAAGCAGCGCGATCAGCGAAACGCAGTCGCCGCAATGACCGACCGCCTCGAACAAGCTGTGCAAGGGCTGCTCGACGAAATCAATGCTTCACGAACTTCGCATTTTCCGCTTCTTTAA
- a CDS encoding EutN/CcmL family microcompartment protein: protein MQVALVVGTATATLKHSSMKSQKLLIVQPMLVDGSTPDGDPQVAVDAVGAGKGERVLISSDGRYMRDVLKADATPVRWSVIGICD, encoded by the coding sequence ATGCAAGTCGCACTCGTGGTTGGAACGGCCACCGCAACGCTGAAGCACAGCTCGATGAAGTCGCAAAAGCTGCTCATCGTGCAGCCGATGCTCGTCGATGGCAGCACCCCCGATGGCGACCCTCAAGTGGCGGTCGATGCCGTGGGGGCAGGCAAAGGGGAACGTGTGCTGATCAGCAGTGATGGTCGCTACATGCGAGATGTTTTGAAGGCGGATGCTACTCCGGTTCGCTGGAGTGTGATCGGAATCTGTGATTAA